The stretch of DNA GAACCACGTTCTTGGTGTACTCGAACCAGAACAGCGACATCCGCGTCAACACCTTGCCTTTGCCGGGAATAGCATCGGGCAGGACATAATCAAAGGCCGAGATCCGATCCGTGGCGACAATCAACAACCGGTCATCCAGATCGTAGACATCGCGCACCTTCCCGCGCGCAAACAGTTTGACATCGGGCATCTCGGTTTGCAGTACACTCTCCATGATTTACTCCAACCTAATCTGACCGGCCGCGATTCGGGCTACGGTCTCGGGATACAGTTCATGTTCACTTGCGAGCACCCGCTCCTGCAAAACTTGCGGCGTGTCGCCCGGCAACACCGGCACGCGCCGCTGCGCCAAAATCCGGCCATTGTCGTAAACCTCGTCCACCACGTGGATCGTGACACCGGTTTCAGCTTCGCCGGCGGCAAGCACCGCCTCGTGCACGTGGATGCCGTACATCCCCGGCCCGCCGTACTTCGGCAAGAGCGCCGGATGGATGTTAATGATCTTATTACGATAAGCGGCGATAATCTGTTGTGGAATCATCTTCATATAACCGGCAAGGCAGATCAGCTGCGTGCCGCGCATCTGTAGCTGTCGCAGGAGTTCTGCGGCATATGCCGCCGCG from Candidatus Zixiibacteriota bacterium encodes:
- the purN gene encoding phosphoribosylglycinamide formyltransferase, encoding MNEPLRIAVLASHGGSNLQALIDACAAGQIDGRIVLVVSNNRKAFALERARNHHIDTLVISESGFPGAAAYAAELLRQLQMRGTQLICLAGYMKMIPQQIIAAYRNKIINIHPALLPKYGGPGMYGIHVHEAVLAAGEAETGVTIHVVDEVYDNGRILAQRRVPVLPGDTPQVLQERVLASEHELYPETVARIAAGQIRLE